One window from the genome of Haloprofundus halobius encodes:
- a CDS encoding TIGR04282 family arsenosugar biosynthesis glycosyltransferase — MTVVAVLADPPRPGLVLPNLAETSPLTESEAADLYAAMLRDTFLAAVRSGGELLVNYRPDDLLPDEFVTDEPAAAAVRAVAADALGDLSDVRVEKQVGSTFDARAGNTVSHLLNTEGEQSVAVVRGNAPLLTRTLVDSAAMKLRSTPVVLGPSTDGRCYYAAFTDTIDFAEAFTASEIETLAARGHDAGLDVDFVPMQPTIETGEDLLTVLPMLHARREAGRIVPKHTAEFVAELGLRVVAEDGEKRVVRA, encoded by the coding sequence ATGACCGTCGTCGCCGTTCTCGCCGACCCGCCGCGACCGGGCCTCGTCCTCCCGAACCTCGCCGAGACGAGTCCGCTCACCGAATCCGAAGCCGCCGACCTCTACGCCGCGATGCTGAGAGACACGTTCCTCGCCGCCGTTCGCTCGGGCGGCGAACTGCTCGTCAACTACCGGCCCGACGACCTCCTTCCCGACGAGTTCGTCACCGACGAACCGGCGGCCGCGGCGGTTCGCGCCGTCGCCGCCGACGCGCTCGGTGACCTCTCCGACGTCCGCGTCGAGAAACAGGTCGGTTCGACATTCGACGCCCGCGCGGGTAACACCGTCTCGCACCTCCTGAACACGGAGGGCGAGCAGTCCGTCGCTGTCGTCCGCGGGAACGCCCCGCTTCTCACGCGGACGCTCGTCGACTCGGCGGCGATGAAGCTCCGCTCGACGCCCGTCGTGCTCGGCCCCTCGACGGACGGTCGGTGCTACTACGCGGCGTTCACCGACACGATAGATTTCGCCGAGGCGTTCACCGCCTCCGAGATAGAGACGCTCGCCGCTCGTGGCCACGACGCGGGCCTCGACGTGGATTTCGTCCCGATGCAACCGACTATCGAGACGGGCGAGGACCTCCTCACTGTCTTGCCGATGCTGCACGCCCGGCGGGAGGCGGGACGCATCGTGCCGAAACACACCGCCGAGTTCGTCGCCGAGTTGGGTCTTCGCGTCGTCGCTGAGGACGGAGAGAA